The Temnothorax longispinosus isolate EJ_2023e chromosome 7, Tlon_JGU_v1, whole genome shotgun sequence genome contains a region encoding:
- the LOC139816707 gene encoding uncharacterized protein isoform X3, protein MQQPQSRPLLGDSVSSTTSPNARHNNPVTVLTQQQLQQLQQLQAQNSSGQSLTFALQQTSNNPQEQGNGSATGNHIVYVNQLNQLNQSTINPSGTGMGLPPATPTFGVGLNMGLPLSLSLNTSLTSLTSNVITTSNPLLNLGLPSISTGLTAINPSLNQLNAINSNIGSNSINNSLSNLGQDLNSINTGVNTGINRLNTINSTNINSGLSGVSAGLTGPNLTSLNSSSVNQNLATLNTNLTVANSGVSALSAINPNTNLATTSINSGVNQGLNRPANALATGLTPTSLNSSSTQFPFQTIQSIQTIAPHIVASSNIAHVPNSAISQHPNSNISTISQISNSGTLTSSSIFTSTPSESIHATTANVNHASNVNLTTNIPHLGTMHPNLSNISTSNVQHISASNEPTMSLSHVSSLSSSQSTGFQPQRQYSQGISPGLNASVALTGTTQPSNVVSTMNTVKSMQNIQGQNISSPGSPFSIPLKSPASNIAPPTPSPSPNRLLLRSPASNSIQSNRNSPSPVNTSTSNSNFNMQMQSPMQSPMSVSQIQSPVLSPYPPAKSPHLLSGNNSLNNRSPAPGGSPGPPVVRPNTPILQQGMQVLQIIHGTPQGYQSTPTQLVTRTQLFGNQQIQIAAGKPTKQPPQILPKPPNQQICNASQQKSQRVTTTITNQVTQQSQPQIVLAGPQPSPTTATMIPTAQGLLLNQLTQQQLVRVVTAQGMQLQGIAPTFFAVPNGFPSAAPPVIRHTPTSPAPANSGTSNPIVIQNAMVQSPQSQISQVTSGNTTGNTSCTQPVSEQNLLPPPKKKAKKKKKAKRKDDEPKLDLARIIKISGIGDDDDIFDSELTTETEVPCQTQQSEVNLGQPLGQLSSQGTVPASPTLTQVPATNTTNTQASASQPLNNQLVTQLQMPVQNTLTGQFRISIGEDGKQLILQHQPEPNQPEMDGATAQALIRSLTQSSGQNSQIISQFFSQTQNTPQSAPNTTQQRQKYAKSPLSSGNQASGNTISSTCSQNVICTTSPHHGQICSKINQQKNTNVPQETNSLPNICVQSSLGPLQETQTSKNVNVQKLMQAKNVQSALSQTSNNTPLNPPDVLSKPSSMYGIQGSRISNASQTSSNQQNSNLSLQKSSQVRLMNTCVTNIRKNLGKQPAHRQHAHVQKSLPGSSIAQNDHMSKTNQSLQQTSQQETLTLQQESPLFQHNQQITAQTVQTQNVQQIFEQNLQSSNIHHNSMNILQQQSSCNTMQQHDTMNVLHSSIQQNTINVLQQNTAGNVQNIEQNLSGIKDIAHAQQNVMTSLQQQNTSAVLHNTSVQQNVNVQQQKVVTANTFSSVNAHHFESQNSANVVQQGINTQQNNQNQNILITTAPTSNTAQPNESQNVESQGANILNSAANSILNNAPKITPEILNALRNLNPNDQLLIANANGQMQVISQQLLQQLLAGQLNATNQTQNQNQTQKIVIGEPDASNQNLQGVQINTPTSQIIVNSSGGAPTIQNNIQNIVVQAAPSQMPQHIQIQNSGFPSQFIDNLNQQQIRNLGNNPPKKTKIVKKTKVAVTAQSINSQTKTVTVTRPTMVTSNLQKVDHTNKINTTVSHSTNPTKSEPTQIIANGPLITSSAGSHVSVPSNGQMVQRVQTIQLPAQLQQSLKNIQSQIQALLSRKSGTSHDQTALAKLYQEQAKILASGKVVSTTTHSVNSTTETTFSVNVVSTVASTIHSQNSFKNQTSAAQTQTQTSTAAMPVTSQTLSSTTTMPSSSNSSFINNITVPQSIQGQQSSISNTCVTQSMQQTHVKQHKFYQNHGTQMLNPSSANMQIFSPPITSVATSQLQSSAQQLTQLQTQQTGIQCQQQSTQCQTDPLDFKPNIQTPSPVKQELSSPIQVQVQSGSPASQVTSPRMINKGTQRIQSPVNTNGNTMKQLVSPNSNSNPLISPRQGVKRRAISPICRQVNRSDVVEQQLKTDQNGATNPDMNTPFSGKRDACKRLVRYHCLNEQVLGPKDLTKADEIFEETAKHLLNKFSSMINKYTYLLLMESMREVRTSELMMIDRSFVSEEQSILQRLKEQEAKLNAEFKKEEKPLVPKVEPGLVEENKSTLTASSPLVNVSVKRELEDDFPSDEMECKPVIKTTSSTSGDYDEWLEIQKALGVYPSTADTLKCKNGNNSGSGACAVARSSKIERTRANGECLRANVANTNLPGVSNAIMKDDCEQDVNTSFDRRWSSATDLERDLSEDTDLDELALHSQTQCPSSTAHVTSSESGNTGNEHDEINAQVQSAIDSILNLKQRPTNTLTGSGSGSSSSQSGDSKDTALDQAVRSILGS, encoded by the exons ATGCAGCAGCCTCAGTCACGCCCTCTTCTTGGGGACTCAGTATCCTCTACAACTTCCCCGAATGCGCGTCATAATAATCCAGTTACAGTTTTGACCCAACAACAA TTGCAGCAATTACAACAGTTACAAGCCCAGAATAGCAGTGGCCAGTCGCTAACATTTGCTTTGCAACAGACATCAAATAAT CCACAAGAGCAAGGAAATGGGTCAGCAACTGGAAATCACATAGTCTACGTAAATCAGTTGAATCAATTGAATCAGAGTACCATAAATCCCTCGGGGACTGGTATGGGCCTACCCCCGGCCACCCCCACTTTTGGGGTGGGCCTTAATATGGGATTGCCACTATCACTATCACTAAATACCAGTCTTACTTCTCTCACGTCCAATGTTATCACCACATCAAATCCTCTGCTGAATTTGGGCTTGCCGAGTATAAGCACAGGGCTAACCGCGATAAATCCTAGCCTGAATCAATTAAATGCTATCAACTCCAACATTGGCTCAAACAGTATTAACAACAGTTTGTCCAATTTGGGACAAGATTTGAATAGCATTAATACGGGGGTTAATACCGGGATAAACAGGCTCAATACGATAAATTCCACGAATATTAATTCTGGGCTATCTGGAGTAAGCGCTGGACTGACCGGTCCAAATCTGACGAGTCTAAACTCATCGAGCGTGAATCAGAATCTTGCTACGTTGAATACCAATTTAACCGTCGCGAATTCCGGCGTATCAGCTTTATCTGCTATTAATCCAAATACGAATTTGGCTACCACTAGTATAAATTCTGGTGTGAATCAGGGTCTTAATCGACCTGCAAATGCTCTGGCAACTGGTCTGACGCCAACTAGTTTGAATTCCAGCAGTACACAATTTCCATTCCAAACGATACAGAGCATTCAGACTATTGCACCACACATCGTTGCATCGTCAAATATAGCACATGTACCAAACTCTGCTATATCGCAACATCCTAATTCGAACATCTCAACAATCTCACAAATCTCTAACTCCGGAACTTTGACGAGTTCCAGCATATTCACGAGCACTCCGAGCGAATCGATTCATGCGACCACTGCAAATGTGAATCACGCTTCAAACGTGAATCTCACTACGAACATACCGCACCTTGGTACAATGCACcctaatttatcaaatatatcgaCGTCTAATGTACAACATATATCCGCATCCAATGAACCGACTATGTCATTGAGTCATGTTTCTTCTTTAAGTTCCTCCCAGTCGACTGGATTTCAACCACAGCGACAGTATTCACAGGGGATAAGCCCCGGGTTAAATGCGTCAGTAGCATTAACAGGCACAACGCAACCGTCGAATGTGGTCAGTACTATGAATACCGTTAAGTCTATGCAAAATATTCAAGGTCAAAACATTAGTTCACCGGGCAGCCCGTTTTCAATACCCTTGAAAAGTCCAGCGTCTAATATAGCACCACCTACGCCGAGTCCTAGCCCTAATCGACTTTTACTTAGAAGTCCGGCTTCGAACTCGATACAGTCCAATCGGAATAGTCCAAGCCCGGTCAACACGTCGACTTCGAACAGTAACTTTAACATGCAGATGCAAAGCCCCATGCAGAGTCCGATGAGCGTTAGCCAAATACAGAGCCCTGTACTTAGCCCGTATCCCCCTGCAAAAAGCCCTCATCTATTAAGCGGGAATAATTCTCTCAACAATAGAAGCCCAGCACCTGGCGGTAGCCCTGGTCCACCTGTG gttagGCCTAATACACCCATACTACAGCAAGGAATGCAGGTGTTACAAATAATTCACGGTACACCACAGGGTTATCAATCTACCCCTACCCAACTGGTGACTAGAACCCAGTTATTTGGAAATCAACAGATACAAATAGCGGCGGGTAAGCCCACCAAGCAACCACCGCAAATTTTGCCAAAACCACCAAATCAGCAAATTTGTAATGCTTCTCAACAAAAGTCGCAAAGAGTTACCACTACAATTACAAATCAG gTAACGCAGCAGAGTCAGCCGCAAATTGTTCTTGCTGGACCACAACCAAGTCCAACTACAGCAACAATGATCCCAACAGCACAGGGTTTGCTACTGAATCag tTAACACAACAGCAATTGGTGAGGGTTGTCACAGCACAAGGTATGCAACTGCAGGGGATTGCGCCCACATTCTTCGCTGTACCCAACGGATTTCCTTCAGCCGCTCCTCCAGTAATAAGGCATACCCCAACTAGTCCTGCGCCAG ctaATTCAGGAACTAGCAATCCCATCGTAATTCAGAATGCTATGGTACAAAGTCCTCAGTCGCAAATCTCACAAGTTACATCTGGTAACACTACTGGCAATACTTCGTGCACGCAACCTGTCTCCGAACAAAATCTGTTGCCGCCTCCTAAGAAGAAagcgaaaaagaagaagaaagccAAACGAAAAGATGACGAACCGAAGTTAGATCTTGCCcgtatcataaaaatatcggGTATTGGGGATGACGATGATATCTTTGATTCTGAGTTGACAACTGAAACCGAGGTTCCTTGTCAAACGCAGCAAAGCGAAGTTAATCTCGGGCAACCTCTAGGCCAACTTTCATCGCAAGGAACAGTTCCTGCTAGCCCTACTCTAACTCAAGTACCTGCAACGAACACAACGAACACGCAAGCTTCTGCATCGCAACCACTTAACAATCAGCTTGTCACCCAACTCCAGATGCCTGTACAAAATACGCTAACGGGACAATTTCGTATATCGATTGGAGAAGACGGAAAACAACTTATTTTGCAGCATCAGCCCGAACCCAATCAACCAGAAATGGATGGAGCGACAGCGCAAGCTTTGATACGATCCCTGACTCAAAGTAGCGGACAAAATTCGCAGATTATCTCGCAATTTTTCAGCCAAACGCAAAATACGCCACAGTCCGCTCCAAATACGACCCAGCAGAGGCAAAAGTATGCCAAATCTCCTTTATCTAGTGGAAATCAAGCTTCAGGCAATACTATAAGTTCCACATGCTCGCAAAATGTCATTTGCACTACTAGTCCGCATCATGGCCAGATATGTTCGAAGATTAATCAGCAGAAGAATACAAACGTTCCTCAAGAGACTAACTCGCTACCTAATATCTGCGTTCAAAGTAGCCTCGGACCTTTACAGGAGACGCAAACGTCTAAGAACGTCAATGTACAAAAACTGATGCAAGCTAAGAATGTTCAATCTGCATTGTCACAAACGAGCAATAATACTCCTTTGAATCCCCCAGATGTCTTATCAAAGCCTTCGTCTATGTATGGCATTCAAGGTTCTCGAATATCTAATGCAAGTCAGACGAGTTCCAATCAACAAAATTCCAATCTTTCTCTACAAAAGTCTAGTCAGGTACGACTCATGAACACTTGTGTAACAAATATACGGAAAAATTTGGGAAAGCAGCCAGCGCACCGACAACACGCTCATGTGCAAAAATCATTACCCGGTAGCTCAATAGCACAAAACGACCATATGTCCAAGACTAATCAGAGTCTTCAGCAAACGAGTCAACAGGAGACTCTAACATTGCAGCAGGAATCGCCACTGTTTCAACATAATCAACAGATCACTGCGCAAACCGTACAAACTCAAAATGTGCAACAAATATTTGAACAAAACTTACAGAGCTCAAACATTCATCATAATTCCATGAATATATTGCAGCAACAAAGTTCTTGTAACACCATGCAACAACACGATACCATGAATGTTTTACACTCGAGTATTCAACAAAATACGATTAATGTGCTGCAACAAAATACAGCCGGTAATGTTCAGAATATAGAACAAAATTTGTCGGGTATCAAGGATATAGCACACGCGCAGCAGAATGTCATGACCAGTTTGCAACAACAAAATACGTCTGCTGTTTTACACAACACGAGTGTTCAGCAAAATGTGAATGTTCAGCAACAGAAGGTAGTGACAGCAAATACCTTCTCCTCCGTTAATGCACATCACTTCGAGTCTCAGAACTCGGCTAACGTCGTGCAGCAAGGAATCAATACGCAACAAAATAATCAGAATCAGAATATATTGATTACGACCGCTCCTACTTCTAATACCGCCCAGCCGAACGAATCTCAAAATGTCGAATCCCAAGGCGCAAATATATTGAACTCGGCGGCGAACAGTATACTAAATAACGCACCTAAAATCACGCCTGAAATTTTAAATGCGTTGAGAAACTTGAATCCTAACGATCAGCTGCTAATCGCGAACGCGAATGGTCAGATGCAGGTGATCAGTCAGCAGCTCTTGCAACAACTTTTGGCTGGACAGTTAAACGCGACAAATCAGACACAGAATCAAAATCAAACGCAGAAGATAGTGATTGGCGAGCCGGATGCAAGTAATCAGAATCTGCAAGGAGTTCAGATCAACACTCCAACGAGCCAGATAATCGTCAACAGTTCTGGTGGAGCCCCAACAatccaaaataatattcagaaCATCGTGGTGCAAGCTGCACCGTCCCAGATGCCGCAACATATACAAATTCAAAATTCCGGCTTTCCTAGTCAATTTATTGACAATCTAAATCAACAACAAATTAGGAACTTGGGCAACAATCCACCAAAGAAGACGAAAATCGTGAAAAAGACGAAAGTTGCTGTTACTGCTCAAAGCATAAACTCACAG acGAAGACAGTAACCGTTACTCGACCAACAATGGTTACGTCCAATTTACAAAAAGTTGATcatactaataaaataaacacgaCGGTATCTCATAGTACAAATCCTACTAAGAGCGAACCAACTCAGATCATTGCCAATGGTCCTTTAATTACATCCTCTGCCGGCAGTCACGTATCAGTTCCCTCAAATGGGCAAATGGTACAAAGAGTACAAACTATTCAGCTTCCTGCTCAATTGCAGCAATCGCTGAAGAACATTCAGTCACAAATCCAAGCTCTTTTATCTCGAAAATCTGGTACGTCGCACGATCAGACGGCGTTGGCGAAATTGTACCAAGAGCAAGCAAAGATATTAGCCAGTGGGAAAGTCGTTAGCACTACTACACATTCTGTCAACAGC ACGACCGAAACGACGTTCAGTGTAAACGTAGTTTCAACAGTTGCGTCGACTATACATTCGCAAAATTCATTCAAGAACCAGACATCAGCGGCGCAAACACAGACACAAACTTCCACCGCTGCTATGCCAGTAACATCTCAAACTCTAAGTTCAACTACAACAATGCCAAGTAGCTCGAATAGTagtttcattaataatattacg GTGCCGCAAAGTATACAAGGGCAACAATCGAGTATATCGAATACTTGTGTGACACAGAGTATGCAGCAGACGCACGTCAAACAGCATAAGTTTTATCAGAACCACGGGACTCAGATGTTGAATCCGTCCTCTGCGAACATGCAAATCTTCTCGCCGCCTATTACCTCCGTAGCAACTTCACAGTTACAGAGCAGCGCACAACAATTGACCCAATTGCAAACGCAGCAAACAGGCATACAGTGTCAACAACAATCGACGCAGTGTCAGACAGACCCGTTGGATTTCAAACCGAATATACAGACACCGAGCCCTGTGAAACAAGAGCTCTCGTCCCCTATTCAAGTGCAAGTTCAAAGCGGCTCGCCTGCGAGTCAGGTGACCTCGCCTAGAATGATAAACAAGGGAACGCAAAGGATTCAGAGCCCTGTAAATACCAACGGGAATACGATGAAGCAACTCGTCAGTCCTAATAGCAACTCCAATCCTTTGATAAGTCCGAGGCAAGGCGTAAAAAGGCGTGCGATTAGCCCGATTTGCAGGCAGGTCAACCGCAGTGATGT AGTGGAACAGCAACTAAAAACCGATCAAAATGGCGCAACCAATCCAGATATGAATACACCATTCTCAGGCAAGCGTGATGCTTGCAAACGTTTGGTACGATATCATTGTTTAAATGAGCAAGTACTAGGACCCAAGGATCTGACAAAAGCGGACGAAATATTTGAAGAGACAGCGAAACATCTATTGAACAAGTTCAGCtctatgataaataaatacacgTATCTTCTCCTAATGGAAAGCATG CGTGAAGTGAGGACGTCAGAATTGATGATGATTGATAGATCTTTTGTATCTGAAGAGCAAAGTATTCTCCAGAGGTTAAAGGAACAGGAGGCAAAACTTAACG CGGAGTttaagaaggaagaaaaaccGTTGGTGCCAAAAGTTGAACCTGGCCTTGTGGAAGAGAACAAGTCAACCTTAACAGCATCGTCACCTTTGGTGAATGTATCTGTAAAACGCGAATTGGAAGATGATTTCCCAAGTGACGAAATGGAATGCAAACCAGTGATCAAGACGACGAGTAGTACAAGTGGTGATTACGACGAGTGGTTGGAGATTCAGAAGGCACTGGGTGTATATCCGTCTACCGCAGACACTTTGAAGTGTAAAAACGGCAATAACAGTGGTAGTGGTGCGTGTGCTGTTGCGAGATCATCGAAAATTGAAAGAACACGAGCAAACGGCGAGTGTCTTCGTGCAAATGTTGCAAATACAAATTTGCCCGGTGTCTCGAACGCGATTATGAAGGACGATTGCGAGCAGGATGTAAATACGTCCTTCGACAGGCGTTGGAGTAGTGCCACTGATCTTGAACGGGATTTGTCAGAGGATACCGACTTGGATGAATTGGCTTTGCACTCCCAGACGCAATGTCCAAGCAGTACTGCCCACGTGACGAGTAGCGAAAGCGGTAACACCGGTAACGAGCACGATGAGATCAACGCGCAAGTACAGTCCGCCATCGACAGCATTCTTAATCTTAAGCAACGTCCTACGAACACCCTAACAGGCAGCGGTAGCGGTAGTTCGTCATCGCAGTCCGGCGACTCGAAAGACACTGCGTTGGACCAAGCAGTCCGCAGCATCTTAGGCTCGTGA